One Leisingera sp. M658 genomic window carries:
- a CDS encoding DUF1501 domain-containing protein — MQLTRRSLLTRSAMLGCSLAASPLVTPVSLAAAPWDTRLVVIILRGGMDALDAVQPYGDPALAGLRQTLSGGPQAGAADLDGFYALHPGLAPLLPLWRAGELGFVQAVSTPYRDRRSHFDGQDILEAGTAALGDARGGWLNRLLQQMPGVEARTAFAIGQERMLLLDGAAPVSQWAPGTGLALSLQAERLAGLLMEEDPLFHRALNEALELTRQDLSLGSEEAGGGDGGMMQAAPKGRAHTEIAAYAAEQLRGDTRIAAFSINGWDTHYRQANGLKSALGRLSETVLKLRSGLGDGIWGKTAVAAVTEFGRTVRENGTGGTDHGTGGAMLLAGGAIRGGRVLGRWPGLAEADLYDRRDLMPTADVRRHLAWLMHGLAGARKSDLETSVFPGLAMAEDPGLLL, encoded by the coding sequence ATGCAGCTGACACGCCGATCCCTGCTGACCCGTTCTGCCATGCTGGGCTGTTCTCTGGCGGCCAGCCCGCTGGTCACGCCAGTCAGCTTAGCCGCGGCCCCCTGGGACACGCGGCTGGTGGTGATCATTCTGCGCGGCGGCATGGATGCGCTGGATGCGGTGCAGCCTTACGGCGATCCCGCATTGGCCGGCTTGCGGCAGACCCTGTCGGGCGGACCGCAGGCCGGAGCGGCCGATCTTGACGGGTTCTATGCCCTGCATCCAGGCTTGGCGCCGTTGCTGCCGTTGTGGCGTGCAGGTGAATTGGGGTTTGTGCAGGCGGTGTCCACCCCCTACCGCGACCGGCGCAGCCATTTTGACGGCCAGGACATTCTGGAAGCGGGCACCGCGGCATTGGGCGACGCAAGAGGCGGCTGGTTGAACCGTCTGCTGCAGCAGATGCCCGGAGTGGAGGCGCGCACCGCCTTTGCCATCGGTCAGGAGCGGATGCTGCTGCTGGACGGGGCTGCGCCGGTCTCGCAATGGGCGCCGGGGACGGGGCTGGCGCTGAGCCTGCAGGCCGAGCGGCTGGCGGGCTTGCTGATGGAAGAGGATCCGCTGTTCCACAGGGCATTGAATGAGGCGCTGGAGCTGACCCGGCAGGATCTGTCTTTGGGGTCCGAAGAGGCCGGCGGCGGGGACGGCGGCATGATGCAGGCCGCGCCGAAGGGGAGAGCACATACCGAGATTGCCGCTTATGCTGCGGAGCAGCTGCGCGGCGATACCAGGATTGCGGCGTTTTCGATCAATGGCTGGGATACGCATTACCGCCAGGCAAACGGCCTGAAGTCCGCGCTGGGGCGGCTGTCGGAGACCGTCCTGAAGCTGCGCAGCGGCCTGGGGGACGGGATCTGGGGCAAGACGGCGGTGGCGGCTGTGACCGAGTTCGGGCGCACTGTGCGCGAGAACGGCACTGGCGGCACTGATCATGGCACCGGCGGTGCGATGCTGCTGGCAGGCGGGGCGATCCGCGGCGGCAGGGTGCTGGGGCGCTGGCCGGGACTGGCGGAGGCTGATCTTTATGACCGCCGGGATCTGATGCCGACAGCGGATGTGCGCCGGCATCTTGCCTGGCTCATGCATGGATTGGCAGGTGCCCGGAAAAGCGATCTGGAAACAAGCGTGTTTCCAGGACTGGCGATGGCAGAGGATCCCGGTTTGCTATTGTAA
- a CDS encoding response regulator produces the protein MDDSELFAAAQRLPTTRRPLLGLTILVVEDSRFACEALRLLCLRSGARIRRADCLKSARRHLQVYRPSVLIADVGLPDGSGLDLIRELAEASPRPGVILATSGDPTLEEAALEAGAGGFLEKPITSLAAFQQKILSNLPPDRQLSGPRALDDETVEPDFLAYRDDMAHAADVLNMNQEEKTLAYLAQFLGGVARSAGDNPLAEAADRLARSRRKGKPLTQDAATLAGLVQERLERRAAI, from the coding sequence ATGGACGATTCGGAACTGTTTGCTGCCGCTCAACGCCTGCCCACCACCCGGCGCCCGCTATTGGGGCTGACTATCCTGGTGGTCGAGGACAGCCGCTTTGCCTGCGAGGCGCTGCGCCTGCTCTGTCTGCGCAGCGGTGCCCGCATCCGCCGGGCCGATTGCCTGAAATCCGCCCGCCGCCATTTGCAGGTCTACCGCCCATCGGTGCTGATTGCCGATGTCGGCCTGCCGGATGGTTCCGGCCTCGATCTGATCCGCGAACTGGCTGAGGCCAGCCCGCGCCCCGGCGTGATTCTGGCCACCTCAGGCGATCCAACACTTGAAGAGGCCGCGCTTGAAGCAGGGGCTGGCGGTTTTCTGGAGAAACCGATTACCTCGCTTGCCGCTTTCCAGCAGAAAATCCTGTCAAATCTGCCGCCCGACCGCCAATTGTCCGGCCCGCGCGCGCTGGATGACGAAACAGTGGAACCCGATTTCCTTGCATACCGCGATGACATGGCCCATGCCGCCGATGTCCTGAACATGAACCAGGAAGAAAAGACCCTGGCTTACCTGGCGCAGTTTCTGGGCGGCGTTGCCCGCAGCGCCGGCGACAACCCGCTTGCCGAGGCCGCCGACCGCCTGGCCCGTTCCCGGCGCAAGGGCAAACCGCTGACCCAGGATGCTGCAACCCTGGCCGGCCTTGTACAGGAACGGCTGGAACGCCGCGCGGCGATCTGA
- the mce gene encoding methylmalonyl-CoA epimerase: MIGRLNHVAIAVPDLEAASAQYRNALGAKVGEPQDEPDHGVTVVFIELPNTKIELLYPLGENSPINGFLEKNPAGGIHHVCYEVEDILAARDHLLAEGARVLGSGEPKTGAHGKPVLFLHPKDFNGCLVELEEV; this comes from the coding sequence ATGATTGGCCGCTTGAACCATGTTGCCATTGCCGTCCCCGATCTGGAGGCCGCATCCGCCCAGTACCGCAACGCGCTGGGCGCCAAAGTGGGCGAGCCGCAGGACGAGCCGGATCACGGCGTCACTGTGGTGTTTATCGAATTGCCCAATACCAAGATCGAGCTGCTGTATCCCTTGGGGGAGAACTCGCCGATCAACGGCTTCCTGGAGAAGAACCCGGCCGGCGGCATCCACCATGTCTGCTATGAGGTGGAGGACATCCTGGCGGCACGTGACCACCTGCTGGCCGAAGGCGCCCGGGTGCTGGGGTCAGGCGAGCCGAAGACTGGCGCCCATGGCAAGCCGGTGCTGTTCCTGCACCCCAAGGATTTCAACGGCTGCCTGGTGGAACTCGAAGAAGTTTGA
- a CDS encoding DUF1467 family protein, with amino-acid sequence MGVTSAIVLYAVIWFLTFLVIIPIRLETQGDKGDVVPGTHAGAPEKHFLKQKAWITTGVAAVIWGITAGIILSELISVRDFDWMGMLPEQD; translated from the coding sequence ATGGGCGTTACATCTGCAATCGTGCTTTATGCAGTAATCTGGTTTCTGACCTTTCTGGTGATCATCCCGATCCGGCTGGAGACCCAGGGCGACAAGGGCGATGTGGTGCCCGGCACCCACGCGGGCGCGCCGGAAAAGCATTTTCTGAAGCAGAAGGCCTGGATCACCACCGGCGTGGCTGCGGTGATTTGGGGCATTACTGCCGGGATTATCCTGTCCGAGCTGATCAGCGTGCGTGATTTCGACTGGATGGGGATGCTGCCTGAGCAGGACTGA
- a CDS encoding EI24 domain-containing protein — protein sequence MIFTAFFKTLGQTGDPRFRKVLFLGLGLTIALLIAAYAGFLMLIQWLVGPEATLPLLGDVTWVDDLLSIGSLFFMLVLSVFLMVPVASAITSMFLEEVAQAVEDKHYPALPPAAKVPFWDAVRDTVNFLGLLIAANILALFLYVLFPPAALFIFWGLNGFLLGREYFTLAAARRIGTAEAKKLRRKHATTIWAAGTLMAMPLSVPLVNLVIPILGAATFTHIYHALSRR from the coding sequence ATGATCTTCACCGCCTTCTTCAAAACGCTTGGCCAGACCGGCGACCCGCGCTTCCGCAAGGTGCTGTTTCTGGGGCTTGGCCTCACCATTGCCCTGCTGATTGCCGCCTATGCAGGCTTTTTGATGCTGATCCAATGGCTGGTCGGCCCCGAAGCCACCCTGCCGCTGCTGGGTGACGTCACCTGGGTCGATGATCTGCTGTCTATCGGCTCCCTGTTCTTCATGCTGGTGCTGTCGGTATTCCTGATGGTGCCGGTTGCCTCAGCCATCACCTCGATGTTCCTGGAGGAGGTCGCCCAGGCGGTAGAGGACAAACACTACCCCGCCCTGCCCCCGGCCGCCAAGGTGCCGTTCTGGGATGCGGTCAGGGACACGGTGAATTTCCTCGGCCTGCTGATTGCCGCCAACATCCTGGCGCTGTTTCTTTATGTGCTGTTCCCGCCCGCAGCACTGTTCATCTTCTGGGGCCTCAACGGGTTCCTCTTGGGCCGCGAATACTTTACCCTCGCCGCCGCCCGCCGCATTGGCACGGCAGAGGCCAAGAAACTGCGTCGTAAACATGCCACCACGATCTGGGCCGCCGGCACGCTGATGGCGATGCCGCTGTCGGTGCCGCTGGTGAACCTGGTGATCCCAATCCTGGGCGCCGCCACTTTCACCCATATCTACCACGCGCTGTCCCGCAGATAG
- a CDS encoding nitroreductase family protein, whose protein sequence is MPARNDAALEFLLSRRSRPAKTLVAPAPSREELLPILTAAARTPDHGKLEPWRFIVVEKSAMARLAALTETAGAHLGKTAEDIAKGRSQFDLGQLAVVVVEVQKHSTKIPAREQIYSAGAVCLALLNAALASGWGANWLSGWASHDRGFCQAAFDLAENEHIAGIIHIATERSAPPERPRPDLDSITTWVSA, encoded by the coding sequence ATGCCCGCACGCAATGACGCTGCCCTTGAATTCCTGCTGTCGCGCCGCTCTCGCCCGGCCAAAACGCTGGTGGCGCCTGCGCCGTCGCGCGAAGAGCTGCTGCCGATCCTGACCGCCGCCGCCCGCACGCCTGATCATGGCAAGCTGGAACCCTGGCGTTTCATCGTGGTAGAGAAATCCGCCATGGCCCGGCTGGCCGCCCTTACCGAAACAGCAGGTGCGCACTTGGGCAAAACTGCAGAGGACATCGCCAAGGGCCGCAGCCAATTCGACCTGGGCCAGCTGGCCGTGGTGGTGGTCGAGGTGCAAAAACACAGCACCAAGATCCCGGCGCGGGAACAGATCTACTCCGCCGGTGCTGTCTGCCTGGCGCTGCTGAATGCCGCCCTGGCCTCGGGCTGGGGCGCCAATTGGCTCAGCGGCTGGGCCAGCCATGACCGCGGTTTCTGCCAGGCGGCTTTTGATCTGGCGGAAAACGAGCACATCGCCGGCATCATCCATATCGCCACCGAACGCTCCGCCCCGCCCGAGCGCCCGCGCCCTGACCTGGACTCCATTACAACCTGGGTGAGCGCATGA
- a CDS encoding triacylglycerol lipase, with product MALKLKVIIGVIVQFALGTVFLSTSAAAFAERCIDNSYAESCWIRLEASSSKLIVFVHGIDGSGKETWDGVIEGQQVTWPELIASDGLFKDADIFVSDYFSTKWGQSPDITELASGFAAEIRENKALSKDGNGADRYQDVLFVAHSMGGLIVRQALLEDEELAQRTKALFTFATPTGGSQLANWLSILSSSQSLDDLKREFQLQYRLNDEGVPEAVSSSFLHDLRKGWRASGYLETIKSYCAYETLPTEALGFGKIVVEERDALVLCNRTNPLWGAHNYIVKPADGWLGQSLLISWYLDAFPDLGQELEAERPGDVVLVQCSTDFYADHEYALMQEYLSDLSGSNSSRVRFSRVLPEDWRDPYLDYLWPSGNSEPSILVLHYSCFQEGAEDEVGWYERYWDNAEFLNSLIPTGTKVVFFSKAFVGASSQDVVKADGSPGYRFYPDTNRGKIPDKKLRPIREAYFESDCPRMLSVSSVIKNEEQRGEFEANFKDVVRKLLQSDC from the coding sequence ATGGCGCTCAAGCTTAAAGTGATAATTGGTGTTATCGTTCAGTTTGCATTAGGCACTGTTTTTCTTTCTACTTCAGCTGCCGCCTTTGCAGAAAGGTGCATTGACAACAGTTATGCGGAGAGCTGCTGGATCAGATTAGAGGCCTCTTCGTCAAAGCTAATCGTCTTCGTTCACGGAATTGACGGAAGCGGCAAGGAGACTTGGGACGGCGTCATCGAAGGGCAGCAGGTCACCTGGCCTGAACTCATTGCAAGCGACGGTTTGTTTAAGGATGCCGACATCTTCGTGTCAGATTACTTTTCGACGAAGTGGGGGCAAAGCCCCGATATCACTGAGTTGGCTTCGGGATTTGCGGCTGAGATTCGAGAAAACAAAGCACTGAGCAAAGACGGGAACGGTGCCGATAGATACCAAGACGTTTTGTTCGTCGCTCACAGTATGGGTGGGCTAATCGTCAGACAAGCATTGCTCGAGGACGAGGAACTGGCGCAACGCACCAAGGCCCTTTTTACTTTCGCCACCCCAACCGGCGGAAGTCAGCTTGCAAACTGGCTATCGATACTATCAAGCAGCCAATCACTTGATGACTTAAAGCGCGAGTTTCAACTTCAATACAGGCTCAATGACGAAGGCGTGCCCGAGGCGGTTTCAAGTTCTTTCCTGCACGATTTGCGGAAAGGTTGGAGGGCAAGTGGATATCTGGAAACTATTAAGAGCTATTGTGCGTATGAAACACTTCCGACTGAGGCGTTAGGTTTCGGAAAAATTGTGGTAGAAGAACGTGATGCACTGGTTCTTTGTAATCGCACTAATCCGTTGTGGGGAGCGCACAACTATATTGTCAAGCCTGCAGATGGTTGGCTGGGTCAATCGTTGCTGATCAGTTGGTACTTGGATGCTTTTCCTGATCTTGGCCAAGAACTAGAAGCTGAGAGGCCGGGAGATGTCGTGTTGGTTCAATGCAGCACGGACTTTTATGCGGACCACGAGTATGCACTAATGCAGGAATATCTGAGCGACCTTTCCGGTTCAAATTCATCCAGAGTGAGGTTTTCTAGGGTATTACCGGAAGATTGGCGCGATCCATATTTAGATTACCTTTGGCCTTCAGGTAATTCAGAACCTTCAATTCTGGTATTGCACTATTCTTGCTTCCAAGAGGGAGCTGAAGATGAAGTAGGTTGGTATGAGCGGTATTGGGACAACGCCGAATTCCTCAATTCACTGATACCGACTGGAACGAAAGTTGTCTTTTTTTCCAAAGCATTCGTTGGAGCTAGTTCGCAGGACGTTGTGAAAGCTGACGGATCTCCTGGATACCGATTCTACCCGGACACGAACCGGGGCAAGATACCTGATAAAAAGCTGAGGCCTATTCGAGAGGCATATTTTGAGTCAGATTGTCCGAGGATGCTGTCAGTTTCCTCTGTTATCAAGAATGAAGAGCAAAGAGGCGAGTTTGAGGCTAACTTCAAGGACGTGGTTCGGAAGTTGCTGCAATCAGACTGCTGA
- a CDS encoding Com family DNA-binding transcriptional regulator, with product MKLQDQRCGECRRLLFKIEPGALSGTLAIKCPRCKAHNSLRPQSPSPKRPDQSNERDGKDPQCGSLYPQPI from the coding sequence TTGAAGCTGCAAGACCAGCGTTGCGGTGAATGCCGCAGATTGTTATTCAAAATTGAGCCTGGCGCCCTCAGCGGCACGCTCGCCATCAAGTGCCCAAGATGCAAGGCACATAATTCCCTGAGGCCGCAGAGCCCTTCACCAAAGCGCCCGGATCAATCCAATGAGCGCGATGGAAAGGACCCACAGTGTGGCTCTTTGTACCCCCAACCGATCTAA
- a CDS encoding DUF4376 domain-containing protein → MTFSLKITTAEQVAAAARAALLADLAGTRWQIQNGGITLPSGFHARTDRTTREDLTEALFALQLGIKSEPFSWKAPDGWIKLKRADLEQITAAVAAHVQSCFDAEEAVEAQIAALSDADLAAFDVRAAFDAAMAAPAAEA, encoded by the coding sequence ATGACGTTCTCCCTGAAAATCACCACGGCTGAGCAGGTCGCAGCGGCGGCCCGCGCGGCGCTCCTGGCCGATCTGGCCGGAACCCGGTGGCAGATCCAAAACGGCGGCATCACGCTGCCCAGCGGGTTCCACGCCCGCACCGACCGCACAACCCGCGAAGACCTCACTGAGGCGCTGTTTGCTCTGCAACTGGGCATCAAGAGCGAGCCGTTCTCCTGGAAGGCCCCCGACGGCTGGATCAAGCTGAAACGCGCAGACCTGGAGCAGATCACCGCGGCCGTCGCGGCCCATGTGCAGAGCTGCTTTGATGCGGAAGAAGCCGTGGAGGCGCAGATCGCCGCACTCAGCGATGCGGATCTGGCCGCGTTTGATGTGCGGGCTGCTTTTGATGCCGCCATGGCCGCCCCTGCGGCTGAAGCCTGA
- a CDS encoding pyocin knob domain-containing protein: MAWPKAGTVSVVNGSAIVTGTGTSFFGSAQAGWGFVGPDGRVYEVLAVSSGTLLTITPAYQGATAAGQIYALFPTMSLAHDVVASVQALTGTFQAIADGPGQGKFSTDVVKLGDEDTGLGWPSSNEVALKAGGDWQLRLKDSKASGAAVQDHWLDAAIGKLLTAGAFGWGHDAANGSANLAAGTELSAITVTGLYRYASTHTDAPSTAGVVMHLNRIPSSAAGGMVQIAFGNNGEMWIRVQDGAGPVSFEAWRRMDPDRGSGPNGEYVRFPDGTQICTKAITADSGADSVWDFPAAFSTTTNLTVHITARSSANAIIGGARAPSVLAVSWNAHDTAGVRTATPCSLRAEGRWY, from the coding sequence ATGGCATGGCCAAAGGCAGGAACAGTCAGCGTTGTGAACGGCAGCGCAATCGTCACCGGAACCGGCACCAGCTTCTTTGGCAGCGCGCAGGCGGGCTGGGGCTTTGTCGGCCCGGACGGGCGGGTCTATGAGGTGCTGGCGGTCAGCAGCGGCACGCTCCTGACAATCACCCCCGCCTACCAGGGCGCCACGGCGGCCGGGCAGATCTATGCGCTGTTCCCCACTATGTCGCTGGCGCATGATGTGGTGGCCAGCGTGCAGGCGCTGACCGGCACGTTCCAGGCGATTGCAGACGGCCCCGGACAGGGCAAATTCAGCACCGATGTGGTCAAGCTGGGCGATGAAGACACCGGCCTCGGCTGGCCGTCCAGCAATGAGGTGGCGCTGAAAGCCGGGGGCGATTGGCAGCTCCGCCTCAAGGATAGCAAGGCCAGCGGCGCGGCGGTGCAGGACCATTGGCTCGATGCGGCAATTGGAAAGCTGTTGACTGCCGGCGCTTTCGGCTGGGGTCACGATGCCGCCAATGGATCGGCAAACTTGGCTGCGGGCACAGAGCTTTCGGCGATCACTGTCACCGGCCTTTACCGGTATGCCAGCACGCACACCGATGCGCCCAGCACCGCGGGCGTGGTGATGCATCTGAACCGGATCCCCAGCAGTGCTGCCGGTGGCATGGTTCAGATTGCGTTCGGCAACAACGGCGAGATGTGGATCCGCGTTCAGGACGGGGCGGGTCCGGTCTCCTTCGAGGCTTGGCGGCGGATGGATCCGGATCGTGGCAGCGGCCCTAATGGCGAGTATGTGCGCTTCCCCGATGGGACGCAGATCTGCACTAAGGCCATCACTGCGGACAGTGGCGCTGACTCTGTTTGGGACTTCCCGGCAGCTTTCTCTACGACGACAAATCTTACCGTTCATATCACTGCCCGGTCCTCTGCAAATGCCATCATTGGTGGCGCACGGGCGCCGTCTGTTTTGGCCGTGTCCTGGAACGCACACGACACTGCTGGCGTGCGAACTGCAACGCCTTGCAGCCTCAGGGCCGAAGGCCGCTGGTATTAA